The DNA sequence CCATCAAACATGGTGAGGAATTCTGGCCCCTCAATGATGTAGCCACTGTCATTGCGGTATTCTGCCTCAGAGTCACCAATTACAACACCACGTCCATCAACGGTGCCGTCGGCGGTTTTTATGGCCAGCTCAGCACGACCATCACCGTCAAAGTCATAAACTATGAAGGGATTGTAGTGGGCGCCAGCGCGAACATTTTTACCTAAATCGATTCGCCACAACTGTGTGCCTTCCAAGGTATAGGCGTCGATAAATACATTACCTGTAATACCTGACTGAGAGTTATCCCTTGAGCCACCGTTCACCTGCCCCTCAGCGGTGTCTACTGGCATCCACTTAAGAATGATCTCGTACTGGCCATCGCCATCTAAATCTGCCGCACTCGCATCGTTCGCGTCATAAGTGTATTTTTCATCGCCAATCCGCCCATCTTTTGGCCGATTCAGATCAATGGTGTGGTAGGCCGCAGCCCAAGGTTGAACAGCTGCTGAGGCACCAACCTCTGTGTCGCCAACCATACCGAGCACCTGGTAGCTATCACCAGGCTGACCGTCTTCATCACTAAAAAAGGTCGTGTGCGTAAGTGGAGACTCGTTTAATTTACTGCCATTTCGATAAACATCAAACGCGATCAACGAACTATCTGTTCCCAGTAATCGCCAACTAACGGCATTGCCTTTAGTAACCGGAAAGACAACCAAGCCCCTATCCAGATACTCCACTTTAGCCGGGTCCGTTTTAACAATGGGCTCTGGCGTTGGTGCGGCCGTTGGCACAGGCACCTCTACAGGTGCGGGTGTAGCCGTTGGATTCGGTTGTTCAAACGACTCACCGCCGTTATATCCACCACCACAGGCACTCACGAGAAGTGCTGATGCCAGCGTGAGGCAACCCCGTTTCGTAATTTTTTGCCAGTAAGTACTGGCGCAGGTTTGTTTGAACATCTATATGTCTCCAGGTAAGAGAGGCGAAACAGCGTAAAAATGCACGCAGATCTAACGCTTTTTAGTTTAGCTCAAGCCATTAGAGCGCCTGAACACTTCCGCCGAATATCTTGTTAATAGTGAAAGCCATTTTTATTGTCGAAACAACAGAATCATATTCCATCAGCTTTCATCATAACAGCTCATTTAAAATCATTTCAATGATTGTGCGAGATTTCGACAGATAGTTTTTTTATTTCTACAATTAATTCCGAGCTAGCAAAAAAAATACAATTTAAAACTAAAACATTAAGCGAAATCGATCAAAAACAACTACTTTAGTGGTATTAAATATGTATTTTTCCTTTTATTTTCAAATAGTTATCGCGAAAAAGCTCAATATCCCCACCACAATCCCTTATATCAACTTTTTTTTACTGCTAAAAAAACAAGTTGCGAGAAGATTATTTGGGTCAAATTTACTCAAACAACAAAACCTCTTTGTTTCTTTTTGCACGCAACCTGTTCCGTTTGGTTACAAAAACGTCTAATTAGCCATGGTTTAGTCGCTACAACTGACCGCTAATGATTGGTATTGATTTAATATGCGTTGACCCGAGTAATAGTTCTGCTTATTATCGGGACCATAAAACGAAACCGCTTACATCCTGCTGGGAGATGACAATGATAAGCACCACTCAAGATCTACCGTACGAAACACCCAAGCCCAAGGCTAGTTTTAGTAAAAAGCTTTTGGCACAGCACATTGCCAGCCTACTTTCAGGTATATCACTTACTGTTCTAGCTAGTAGTGCGGCGCTCGCACAAAACACCTCCGAAGAAGCTGCTGAGTTTGAATTACTGGAAGAAGTTGTTGTTACTGGTATTCGTGCCAGTCAGCGCGGCGCTATCGACCTCAAACGCGAAGCTGGCACTATGGCCGACGCCATTATTGCTGAAGATGTGAGTCAATTTCCCGATAAGAATATAGCCGAGGCACTACAACGCATTACTGGCGTGCAGATGACTCGAGACTTTGGTGAAGGACAAGGCATCAATATTCGCGGTATGTCCCAAGGCTTGAACCGCACTGAAGTTGATGGTGTGTCCGCACTAGGCGCTGGCTCCAGCCGAACCGTTGACTTTACTCAAATGGCTTCTGAGCTGGTTCAGGTGCTAACGGTAGTAAAAGGTTCTGAAGCTCGTATAACAGAGGGTGGTATCGGCGGAACCGTGCAAATTGAAATGCGCAAGCCCAACGATTTCGATGATCATTTCTTTTCTACTTCTTGGGAGGCAGAAGTTAACGACCTAACTGAAAACGCCAGCCCCAAAGGTAACATCACCGGCGTGTACAAAATTACCGAAGACGTTGGCGTAATGCTAAACCTCACCGCATCCGACAAAAAAACCATGATCCACGCGCTGCGGAATACCGACTGGGATCGCTGGGCTGATTACGATAACTCTCCAGAAAAATCTGTTGTTAACCCCGATTTTGCAGGCGCTCAAACAGTAGAAGATTGCACCACCGCATATGGCGTGAACGGCAGCGATAACACAACTGATCTTAGAGACTGTGAGGAGCAATGGTGGGACTTCACCCCAACAACACCGCGCTACGGCATGTGGTCGCGCGACGAACGGAGAATTAGCACGAACCTTGCCTTTGGCTGGACAGTTAACGAGAACCTCAACACCTTTGCAGATGTCACCTACAACGAACGTGACAAAGAGGCTCTTGACCTTAACTTGCATTTAGAGTCAGGTAGTGCAGCGCGCATTTACTCAGACTCTGTAGTGGTAGATGATGAGCATAACGTACGTGCATTCACAACGGCAAACTCTGGCATCACCAACCGAACCCTGCAATTCGACTGGGTACAACGCAGTGCGCAGGGGAAAGTCGGGTTTGAGTTCAATAAAGATGCTTGGGATATTTCGGGTATTGCTTCCCACTCTACTAGCTATCAAGATATTGATTCTCGCGACACCCAAATTACGCAGAAAGGCGTCGCAGGCGTTCGGGTGGAATTGGATGAGCGCGGCGCACCGGAATTCGACCTCACCTCAGGTTATCGCTGGCAAAACCCAGACGCGCCAGAAAACGAGCCGTTTGAACGAATCAGCGTAAATGACCCCACCAACTATAACGAGCGCGCCCGCTACAAGTACGCGCCCTTGCATGAAGAACAGGACGAAAGCTCTGCAAAGATAGATATTGCCTATAACTTTGACGAGTTTTTTGTCACCAAGCTGCGTACCGGTGCCCGATGGGCAGAGCAGTCTATTGAGTCCACCGAATATCAGGTCAATATTATTCGTGACGTAGGTACCAGCTACGGCGTAACAGACGCAAACGGTAATCCTGTGCTCGGCGACGACGGAAAACAGCTTTCGCGCGAATGGACCATCGAAGACATGAATGATGTAGTCCAGGGTTCTACTTCTCTATCGCCCGAATTATTCAGTAGCTTTGATCTAGATGTGGCCACCATTGGCAACTACCAAGCCGTCGATACAGCCATCTTGATTGACCGGCTTACCGCTATCGATGCAACGAGTGTCGACCGCAACCAGCTACCTCCACGCGCAGGCGCACTCGAAATTACGGAAACAACGGCAGCAGCCTATCTACAAGCCGATTTTGAAACGGCCATTAAACATATGCGCCTCTGGGGTAACGTGGGCGTTCGCTATGTTGAAACAGAAACCGCAGCTGTAGGTGATGTGCGCATTACCACCAAGGTCGACCCGATTAAGTACCTCGAGGACGGTGTAACACCTGACCTAGATGAAAATGGTAATACCCAAATTGATCTAGATCCCATCACCCTGTTACCCAAAACGGCAGTAGATGTAGCCTCTTTCGATGGACGTGATCAGTCCCAAGGTAATTACAGCGATGTATTACCCAGCATTAACTTAAACCTGGAAATAACCGAAGACCTTAACCTTTACGCAGGCTGGTCAAAGGTTATGGCACGCCCCACTATCACAGAACTTAATGTCGACGCGAACTGCACCAAGTGGGAAACGTCACGCGCGGAGATCAATAACAGACAGAATACCTGTACGGCGGGCAACCCGGATCTCGACCCTTACAGGGCCACTCAGTATGACATTGCACTATCTTGGTACCCCAATGACGACTCTATCGTTTCGCTGGCCTACTTTAACAAACAGCTCACCAGCTACCTCGGCCCAGCACAAGTCTTCGAAGACAAAGATTTCTTTGAGGGCGGGGAAAACGCTGGCGTGCTTTACGATGTTACCCAAAAAACCAATATTACGGGTGTAACCACAAGCGGCATCGAATTCCAAGTAAAAACAATTTTCGACTTCTTGCCTGCACCGTTCAATAACACCGGCGGAGACTTTAACATCACGGTCATGAACGACGCAGACGATGTACCCCACACCAGTAAACTGGATGGAGAAGTACTTCCTCTGCTAGAGCAGTCCAAAAGTAGCTTCAACATTGGCGGTTTCTATGAAGACGATAACCTTTCTATTCGCCTAGCCTACAACTACCGCGAAAAATACCTGAAAAGGACAGCCGGTAAATCTGGTGCACCGGTATTTGTAGACGAAGCCGGCCATCTTGACGGCAAGGTAATGTACACCATCGGGGAATCTGGCTTCACAGTGTTTGCCGACGCTCGAAACATGTTGAGTGAGGTTTACTTGGAATCAGCTGGCGAATCACGGCTTTCAGATTTGCAGTGGGCTGGCAGAACCTATGCCTTTGGTTTCACCTACAAATACTAATTAGGAATCGAGTTGCCCACCTTAGGGTGGGCAGAACTTCCTAACCGGATTAACGACTACTGAATAATGAATTAATTGGCGGAACAGCAAATGAAAAACGATAGAAAAGCGCCGTACCCTTTAAAGCAAACCGCTTTTGCGTTGCTTCCACTGGCAGCAGCCATCGGCTTAACTGGCTGTGGTGGTGGTACCGAATCTTTCAACTCTACAACTCCCACACCTCCCCCACAGTATCAATCGGAAACAACCGAGGTTATGTCGGGGTTAGTGGCTTATTACGATTTCGAAGGCTCACTTACCGATGCGGCCGAAGTGTCTTTACAGGCGGTAGCCGTTGGCACCACGACTGAAGAGACTGACTACGGCAGCATGCTATATGACATTACCGGCGGTATACACGCCATGTCTACAACCGGCGTATTTGGTGGAGTGTCGGGATTACTGCTGCCTGGAGACCTACTGTCAGGTGACAGCTACAGTGTTTCAATGTGGGTGAAACCCGAATCTGGTAATGAAGGCCCATTGTTTTTTGCCAAATCAGAGAAAGGCGCCATAGTGCTCGACCACAGCGGGCTCACTGTTTCAGGCTTAACCGGGCAAGGTAAATATGGCGAATCTACGGTAACCTATACCAGCAATGATTACACCATTCCCTCAAATGTATGGTCACATGTAGCTCTCACTGTTGAAGAAGGCCTTCCAAACGTTTACGTTAACGGCGAACGCGCTTACAAAGGCGGTACTCTCACCGAATTGAGAACCGAGCTTGCAGACGAGCTTGTGCCGGAAGCCGAGCCTTTCATTATGGAAGCCGATAACTTCAACGATCTATTCTCCGGCACCTATAACTCTATTGCTATTGGTGTAACAGACTCAGATGATACTGCACCTTTCGCTGGTAAGATCGACAACTTGCGTATATTTGACTACGCCCTGTACTACGGCAATGTCACTGTTCTTAGCCGCGAGCCGATTAATGAAGGCCCCGCGGCCGACATTACGAGCACCTTTTCAGGGGCCGATATAACCGTTAGCTGGATTCTAGATCGCTTCCCTGCCGACAGCATAAGTATCAGTCGAGAAGCTTTTGAGGGGGCAACAACTGAACTCACTATCCCCGC is a window from the Teredinibacter franksiae genome containing:
- a CDS encoding LamG-like jellyroll fold domain-containing protein, giving the protein MKNDRKAPYPLKQTAFALLPLAAAIGLTGCGGGTESFNSTTPTPPPQYQSETTEVMSGLVAYYDFEGSLTDAAEVSLQAVAVGTTTEETDYGSMLYDITGGIHAMSTTGVFGGVSGLLLPGDLLSGDSYSVSMWVKPESGNEGPLFFAKSEKGAIVLDHSGLTVSGLTGQGKYGESTVTYTSNDYTIPSNVWSHVALTVEEGLPNVYVNGERAYKGGTLTELRTELADELVPEAEPFIMEADNFNDLFSGTYNSIAIGVTDSDDTAPFAGKIDNLRIFDYALYYGNVTVLSREPINEGPAADITSTFSGADITVSWILDRFPADSISISREAFEGATTELTIPALAGSETSYTDAAVPTGENYRYSLTTMDTTGHIFTSEASDYVRVPGNAPYAGVSAMLNEESEDIELNLYTENLAVGSYDVLRSIDNIIDNAEVIATGITESSYIDVKDDDSKLAAGTSYYYWVSATDANTLAVTNSLSLPAASATAAGEFIPQGVFVLQEETDGQCYADGAAFPAAPGSLDGFENTNQGFTGLGYINTDNYVGAGMYWRVNVETSGSYDLTIHYTNSDNEGEDRSGILNVNGEEAVNPVSLVVTDESGLWQVYGDVKHAITLEAGDNTLSLKALTSKGLANVDYLRFEARDPDGATPVGVPCRQ
- a CDS encoding TonB-dependent receptor; the protein is MISTTQDLPYETPKPKASFSKKLLAQHIASLLSGISLTVLASSAALAQNTSEEAAEFELLEEVVVTGIRASQRGAIDLKREAGTMADAIIAEDVSQFPDKNIAEALQRITGVQMTRDFGEGQGINIRGMSQGLNRTEVDGVSALGAGSSRTVDFTQMASELVQVLTVVKGSEARITEGGIGGTVQIEMRKPNDFDDHFFSTSWEAEVNDLTENASPKGNITGVYKITEDVGVMLNLTASDKKTMIHALRNTDWDRWADYDNSPEKSVVNPDFAGAQTVEDCTTAYGVNGSDNTTDLRDCEEQWWDFTPTTPRYGMWSRDERRISTNLAFGWTVNENLNTFADVTYNERDKEALDLNLHLESGSAARIYSDSVVVDDEHNVRAFTTANSGITNRTLQFDWVQRSAQGKVGFEFNKDAWDISGIASHSTSYQDIDSRDTQITQKGVAGVRVELDERGAPEFDLTSGYRWQNPDAPENEPFERISVNDPTNYNERARYKYAPLHEEQDESSAKIDIAYNFDEFFVTKLRTGARWAEQSIESTEYQVNIIRDVGTSYGVTDANGNPVLGDDGKQLSREWTIEDMNDVVQGSTSLSPELFSSFDLDVATIGNYQAVDTAILIDRLTAIDATSVDRNQLPPRAGALEITETTAAAYLQADFETAIKHMRLWGNVGVRYVETETAAVGDVRITTKVDPIKYLEDGVTPDLDENGNTQIDLDPITLLPKTAVDVASFDGRDQSQGNYSDVLPSINLNLEITEDLNLYAGWSKVMARPTITELNVDANCTKWETSRAEINNRQNTCTAGNPDLDPYRATQYDIALSWYPNDDSIVSLAYFNKQLTSYLGPAQVFEDKDFFEGGENAGVLYDVTQKTNITGVTTSGIEFQVKTIFDFLPAPFNNTGGDFNITVMNDADDVPHTSKLDGEVLPLLEQSKSSFNIGGFYEDDNLSIRLAYNYREKYLKRTAGKSGAPVFVDEAGHLDGKVMYTIGESGFTVFADARNMLSEVYLESAGESRLSDLQWAGRTYAFGFTYKY